A region from the Mucilaginibacter sp. CSA2-8R genome encodes:
- a CDS encoding HD domain-containing protein → MRFEEAVKDIIDQLTRQLPAQLTYHSIHHIKDVYQTAKAIARQEGLSENDTHLLLTAASYHDAGFLKHAQGHEEESCRMAKAALPAYGYTSHNIEQICAIIMATRIPQTPHNLVEQILADADLDYLGRDDFFSIGNQLFTELKTAGTIHTELEWNRMQVKFMEAHHYFTGTSKRLRDAKKEANLALVKAKIN, encoded by the coding sequence ATGCGCTTTGAAGAAGCAGTTAAAGATATCATTGATCAGTTAACCCGGCAATTGCCCGCACAGTTAACTTATCATAGTATTCATCACATCAAAGACGTATATCAAACGGCTAAGGCTATTGCCCGGCAGGAGGGCCTATCAGAAAATGACACCCATTTGCTACTTACTGCTGCCAGCTATCATGATGCCGGATTTTTGAAACATGCACAGGGCCACGAAGAAGAATCATGCCGGATGGCCAAGGCCGCATTGCCTGCCTATGGGTACACCAGCCATAACATTGAACAAATTTGCGCAATAATTATGGCTACCCGGATACCGCAAACACCACATAATTTAGTGGAACAAATATTAGCTGATGCCGACCTGGATTATCTAGGCCGGGACGATTTTTTCAGCATCGGAAACCAATTGTTCACCGAGTTAAAAACCGCCGGCACTATCCATACCGAGCTGGAATGGAACCGGATGCAGGTAAAATTTATGGAAGCACACCACTATTTTACAGGTACTTCTAAACGGCTGCGTGACGCTAAAAAAGAAGCGAATTTAGCGTTGGTAAAGGCTAAAATTAATTAA
- a CDS encoding YitT family protein translates to MKGLNLPQWVIDAFYTITGILFCGFALKGFLVPNKFFDGGVTGISLLLHELYHFNIAYVIVLVNIPFIIMGSVQVNRRFAFRTLAAVIGLGLCLQFVHYPQITSDKLLVSIFGGVFMGIGVGLAMRGGCALDGIEVLALYTGKRISFTISEIILGINIIIFLIAAVELGLPTALYSILTYYTASRTINFVIEGLEEYTGVTIISGQSQVIKERLVMELGRGITVYKGERGFLKESFDVSQPVDIVFTVVTRLEVRRLRNLVHDIDSKAFVFTSSIKEAAGGVLKRRARH, encoded by the coding sequence ATGAAAGGTTTAAACTTGCCGCAATGGGTTATTGATGCCTTCTATACCATAACCGGCATTTTATTTTGCGGCTTTGCACTTAAAGGTTTTTTAGTTCCCAATAAGTTTTTTGACGGCGGCGTAACCGGTATCTCCCTGCTGCTGCATGAGCTTTATCATTTTAATATTGCCTATGTAATTGTACTGGTCAATATCCCTTTCATTATCATGGGCTCTGTGCAAGTAAATCGCCGGTTTGCCTTTCGTACTCTGGCTGCGGTAATTGGCTTAGGTTTATGTTTGCAGTTTGTACATTACCCGCAAATTACGAGCGATAAATTACTGGTGTCGATATTTGGCGGCGTTTTTATGGGTATAGGTGTGGGCCTAGCCATGCGGGGCGGATGTGCGTTAGATGGCATTGAAGTATTAGCTTTATACACCGGCAAGCGGATCAGCTTTACCATCAGCGAAATTATTTTAGGCATCAACATTATCATTTTTTTAATTGCCGCCGTTGAGCTGGGTTTGCCTACTGCGTTATATTCTATCCTCACTTACTATACCGCATCGCGTACCATTAACTTTGTGATCGAAGGCTTGGAGGAATATACGGGTGTAACCATCATTTCGGGCCAAAGCCAGGTAATTAAAGAGCGCCTGGTGATGGAATTAGGCAGGGGCATAACCGTATACAAAGGAGAGCGCGGATTTTTAAAAGAAAGTTTTGATGTTAGCCAGCCGGTCGACATTGTTTTTACCGTAGTTACCCGTTTGGAAGTACGTCGCCTGCGCAACCTGGTACATGATATTGACAGCAAAGCCTTTGTATTTACCAGCAGTATTAAAGAAGCGGCCGGGGGTGTGCTTAAACGCCGGGCAAGGCACTAA
- a CDS encoding HAMP domain-containing sensor histidine kinase, with protein MSNPYLRKKRWKYLLMFFAVLIAACSLLYTKYLVRNIAKSERTRAQVWALSMKQVFTTVDEEQLNYVFLVRDSLTVPAIVTDEKGDFKFTRGLDSTKTFINLPPEPGIDPKKALVYDLPYFQQELENMKAQHEPIRVKVSGFDNSYWVVYYKDSQLLTQLRVFPYIQLTIIAIFLIVAYSAFSSSRKSEQNQVWVGLAKETAHQLGTPISSLLAWIELLKDKFDADDDPLIVEMANDVKRLEVVADRFSKIGSKPVLEPHSVYDVVKDFVDYFKVRVSDKISFELHGDRFLTAELNIPLFDWVIENLLKNAVNAIEAPGNIKVYITASKARNQVYIDVTDTGKGIPRSKFTTVFRPGYTTRKRGWGLGLSLTKRMVENYHNGHIFVKDSELGKGTTFRIVLRNTQDDFESTI; from the coding sequence ATGAGTAACCCCTACCTACGAAAAAAGCGCTGGAAATACCTGTTAATGTTTTTTGCCGTACTTATTGCGGCCTGCTCATTGCTATACACCAAATATTTGGTAAGAAACATTGCAAAATCAGAACGTACTCGTGCGCAGGTATGGGCGTTATCTATGAAACAGGTTTTTACCACGGTTGACGAGGAGCAACTGAATTATGTGTTTCTTGTGCGCGACAGCTTAACCGTACCAGCCATTGTAACCGACGAAAAAGGTGATTTTAAGTTTACCCGTGGTTTAGACTCTACTAAAACTTTTATTAACCTCCCACCCGAACCAGGCATTGACCCTAAGAAAGCATTAGTATACGATCTGCCATATTTTCAGCAGGAGCTTGAAAATATGAAAGCCCAGCACGAACCTATCAGGGTTAAAGTATCTGGGTTTGATAATAGCTATTGGGTAGTGTATTACAAAGACTCGCAACTGCTTACTCAATTGCGGGTATTCCCTTACATTCAGCTCACCATTATTGCCATATTTTTAATTGTAGCTTATTCGGCGTTCAGTTCATCGCGTAAATCTGAGCAGAACCAGGTTTGGGTAGGCCTGGCTAAAGAAACAGCCCACCAGTTAGGCACCCCTATATCATCATTACTGGCTTGGATTGAGTTGTTAAAGGATAAGTTTGATGCTGATGACGATCCGTTGATTGTGGAGATGGCCAACGACGTAAAGCGACTGGAAGTGGTAGCCGACCGTTTCTCAAAAATAGGCTCGAAACCCGTACTTGAACCCCATTCGGTATACGATGTGGTTAAAGACTTTGTGGACTATTTTAAAGTTCGTGTTAGCGATAAAATCAGCTTTGAGCTACATGGCGACCGCTTTTTAACAGCTGAATTGAATATTCCGCTGTTTGATTGGGTGATAGAGAACTTACTAAAAAATGCGGTAAATGCCATTGAAGCACCAGGAAATATTAAAGTTTACATTACCGCCAGTAAAGCACGCAACCAGGTTTATATTGATGTTACCGATACGGGCAAAGGCATACCACGTTCAAAATTTACTACGGTTTTCAGGCCTGGATACACTACCCGTAAACGCGGCTGGGGCCTGGGGTTATCATTAACCAAACGCATGGTTGAAAACTACCACAACGGGCATATCTTTGTTAAAGATTCTGAATTGGGCAAGGGTACTACCTTCAGAATTGTACTCAGAAATACACAAGATGATTTTGAATCCACCATCTAA
- a CDS encoding DinB family protein yields MILNPPSNEYAAFYANYVALAEGKDTNILHLLAALKQSTFQTFSSINPDRQDYAYATGKWTIKQLLNHLIDAERIFAYRLLRLLRGDQTPLPGFDENTYADNADLSNRTLSDLAAEFKAIREGNLFLYNTVTETQSLLSGTASGSMVSVRALLYIIAGHELHHLNILKERYL; encoded by the coding sequence ATGATTTTGAATCCACCATCTAACGAGTACGCGGCCTTTTATGCCAATTATGTGGCCTTAGCCGAAGGTAAGGATACAAATATTTTGCACCTGCTTGCAGCGCTTAAGCAAAGCACTTTTCAAACCTTCAGCAGCATCAATCCGGACCGGCAAGATTATGCTTACGCAACAGGCAAGTGGACCATCAAACAACTACTAAATCATCTGATAGACGCAGAACGTATTTTTGCTTACCGGCTGCTTCGTTTGCTCCGCGGCGACCAGACACCATTGCCCGGATTTGACGAAAATACCTATGCAGACAACGCTGACTTGAGTAACCGCACCCTATCCGACTTGGCCGCCGAATTTAAAGCCATTCGCGAAGGCAATCTATTTCTCTATAACACCGTAACCGAGACGCAGTCGCTGCTTTCAGGTACAGCCAGCGGCTCGATGGTATCTGTTAGAGCCTTGCTATACATTATTGCCGGGCACGAACTGCACCATCTGAATATTTTAAAAGAGCGCTACCTGTAA
- a CDS encoding DUF6249 domain-containing protein produces the protein MEVSKELIGILVPLGFFAMIFGIVYLSKREKLAMIERGMDPRRYKPQSAPFQNLKWGLLLIGAGLGLFLASVLDRTVFKESMDENEAIYASLVAVFGGLGLFISYLIEKKEVLDKAKPATYVEEKDLV, from the coding sequence ATGGAAGTCTCTAAAGAACTCATCGGAATTTTAGTACCACTCGGCTTTTTTGCCATGATATTCGGTATTGTTTATCTATCAAAACGCGAAAAACTGGCCATGATTGAACGTGGCATGGACCCCCGCCGTTACAAACCTCAATCGGCACCTTTTCAAAACTTAAAATGGGGGCTATTGCTGATTGGTGCCGGTTTAGGCTTGTTTTTGGCTTCGGTATTAGACAGGACCGTATTTAAAGAGTCAATGGACGAAAACGAAGCCATCTATGCAAGTCTGGTAGCTGTTTTTGGCGGATTAGGTTTGTTTATTTCTTACCTCATCGAGAAAAAAGAAGTGTTGGATAAAGCTAAGCCGGCAACTTACGTTGAAGAAAAAGACCTCGTATAA
- a CDS encoding RNA polymerase sigma factor: MQSKFSDIELIEQTLQGNQAAYADLVKRHQRFVFTLAMRFTKTREDAEEVAQDSFIKAYRSLQNFQGQSKFSTWLYSIVYTTAMTFLRKRRLDTSSIDDENNHLQLENQSGGFKNDMAENKSRSYYVNQAIEQLLPDDAMIITLFYKGEQSLEEIAATLGMEPNNVKVKLFRARQRLKEKLERNLKHEVSELI; the protein is encoded by the coding sequence ATGCAAAGCAAGTTTTCGGATATTGAATTAATTGAGCAGACACTGCAGGGAAACCAGGCAGCCTATGCCGATTTGGTAAAACGCCATCAACGCTTTGTTTTTACTTTGGCTATGCGTTTTACTAAAACGCGCGAGGACGCGGAGGAAGTTGCACAAGACAGTTTTATTAAAGCATACCGTTCTTTGCAAAACTTTCAGGGGCAAAGTAAATTCAGTACCTGGTTGTATAGCATTGTATATACCACCGCCATGACTTTTTTGCGCAAGCGCAGATTAGATACCTCATCTATTGATGATGAAAATAATCACCTTCAACTCGAAAACCAGTCGGGCGGCTTTAAAAATGACATGGCCGAAAATAAGTCGAGGTCATACTACGTAAATCAGGCTATTGAGCAGTTGCTGCCCGACGATGCCATGATTATTACCTTATTCTACAAAGGCGAACAAAGCCTGGAAGAAATAGCTGCAACCCTGGGTATGGAGCCTAATAATGTTAAGGTTAAACTATTCAGGGCACGGCAGCGTTTAAAAGAAAAGCTGGAACGTAATTTAAAACACGAAGTGAGCGAATTGATATGA
- a CDS encoding DUF2911 domain-containing protein encodes MKKLYTLLVAALAAGLTLTSQAQGFKVPQASSAQTITQEFGLGKITVSYSRPNVKGRKIFGGLEPYGKVWRTGANTATVITFTDDVTLDGNKVPAGEYALFTIPDTKEWTVVLNKTTKQWGAYEYKQADDFLRFKVKPGKTPQPVETFAIQFENVMPSTADLHLMWERTDLAVHLTTDVDTRVMAGIATAMNGEKKPYFNAATYYYENGKDLNKALEWITEAEKTNTKAPHIKLWKARIQLKMGNKAAAAATAQEGAALAKEQKNDEYVKLNEAVLAQAKS; translated from the coding sequence ATGAAAAAGTTATACACTTTATTAGTGGCTGCGTTAGCCGCGGGCCTCACATTAACTTCTCAGGCCCAAGGGTTTAAAGTACCGCAGGCAAGTTCGGCCCAAACTATTACGCAAGAATTTGGCTTAGGAAAAATTACGGTGAGCTACTCACGTCCTAACGTTAAAGGCCGCAAAATTTTTGGAGGCTTGGAGCCTTATGGTAAAGTTTGGCGCACCGGGGCAAATACGGCCACGGTAATTACCTTTACCGATGATGTAACCTTAGATGGCAACAAAGTGCCCGCTGGTGAATACGCACTGTTCACCATTCCCGACACTAAAGAGTGGACGGTTGTTTTAAACAAAACTACCAAGCAATGGGGTGCGTATGAATATAAACAAGCTGACGACTTTTTAAGGTTTAAGGTAAAGCCCGGTAAAACGCCCCAACCCGTAGAAACATTTGCCATACAATTTGAAAATGTTATGCCATCAACGGCCGACTTACATTTGATGTGGGAACGTACTGACCTGGCTGTTCATCTTACTACTGACGTTGACACCCGTGTAATGGCAGGTATTGCAACTGCCATGAACGGCGAGAAAAAGCCTTACTTTAATGCTGCAACATATTACTACGAAAATGGTAAAGATTTAAACAAAGCGTTAGAGTGGATTACCGAAGCCGAAAAAACAAACACTAAAGCACCGCATATTAAACTTTGGAAAGCCCGCATACAGTTAAAAATGGGCAACAAGGCGGCCGCGGCAGCAACAGCACAAGAAGGTGCAGCCTTAGCTAAAGAGCAGAAAAACGATGAGTATGTAAAACTGAACGAAGCGGTATTAGCTCAGGCTAAAAGCTAA
- a CDS encoding nuclear transport factor 2 family protein, whose translation MKKIRLIQLAVVLFITITTLSVKAQKQPRVNAKKSVEETVEKMRKLMVDPDSAALSALASPKLTFGHSSGKVQNKQEFLHSFLSGDTDFTSLEFTDQTIIVSGSTAIVRHTLTGATNDKGKAPGTVKLLIMLVWQKVKGEWLLLARQAVKFPTA comes from the coding sequence ATGAAAAAAATCAGGCTTATTCAACTTGCAGTAGTTTTATTTATAACTATTACTACCCTATCAGTAAAAGCACAAAAACAGCCAAGAGTAAACGCTAAAAAATCGGTTGAAGAAACGGTTGAAAAAATGCGCAAGCTTATGGTTGACCCGGACAGTGCAGCCCTGTCAGCATTGGCCTCTCCCAAATTAACTTTCGGGCACTCGTCCGGAAAAGTACAAAACAAGCAAGAATTTCTCCACTCTTTTTTAAGCGGCGACACCGATTTTACCAGCCTGGAGTTTACTGACCAAACTATCATTGTTTCGGGAAGTACGGCTATCGTACGCCATACGCTTACCGGTGCCACTAATGATAAAGGCAAGGCACCCGGCACCGTTAAGTTGCTTATTATGCTGGTATGGCAAAAAGTAAAAGGCGAGTGGCTACTGCTGGCCCGTCAGGCTGTTAAATTCCCGACCGCTTAA